A DNA window from Massilia putida contains the following coding sequences:
- the hemL gene encoding glutamate-1-semialdehyde 2,1-aminomutase: MTATSATSQNDILFARAQQTTPGGVNSPVRAFRSVGGTPRFITRAEGPYFWDADGKRYIDYIGSWGPAIVGHTHPQVVKAVQDAAARGLSFGAPTEGEIEIAEEICRLVPSIEQVRLVSSGTEATMSALRLARGATGRDKIVKFEGCYHGHADSLLVKAGSGLLTFGNPTSAGVPEDFVKHTLVLDYNNIPQLEDAFESMGDTIACVIVEAVAGNMNLIRATPEFLQRMRELCTEHGAVLIFDEVMSGFRVGIGGAQALYGITPDLTALGKVIGGGMPVAAFGGRADLMQKMAPIGPVYQAGTLSGNPVAVAAGMTTLKLIQQPGFYEHLTAQTKKLVDGLAAAAKEAGIAFCADAVGGMFGMYFADTIPSTYGQMMAGDKERFNRFFHGMLDEGVYFAPAMFEAGFVSAAHDDGVIDETVAAARRVFARLA; this comes from the coding sequence ATGACCGCTACGTCCGCCACTTCCCAGAACGACATCCTGTTCGCCCGCGCCCAGCAGACCACGCCGGGCGGCGTGAACTCGCCCGTGCGCGCCTTCCGCTCCGTCGGCGGCACGCCGCGCTTCATCACCCGCGCCGAAGGACCGTATTTCTGGGACGCCGACGGCAAGCGCTACATCGACTACATCGGTTCCTGGGGGCCGGCCATCGTCGGCCACACCCACCCGCAAGTCGTGAAGGCCGTGCAGGATGCGGCCGCGCGCGGCCTGTCGTTCGGCGCGCCGACCGAGGGCGAGATCGAGATCGCCGAGGAAATCTGCCGCCTCGTGCCGTCGATCGAGCAGGTGCGCCTGGTCTCGTCCGGCACGGAAGCGACGATGAGCGCGCTGCGCCTCGCGCGCGGGGCCACGGGCCGCGACAAGATCGTCAAGTTCGAAGGCTGCTACCACGGCCACGCCGATTCGCTGCTCGTGAAGGCCGGTTCGGGCCTGCTCACGTTCGGCAACCCGACGTCGGCCGGCGTGCCGGAAGACTTCGTCAAGCACACGCTCGTCCTCGACTACAACAACATCCCGCAGCTGGAAGACGCGTTCGAGTCGATGGGCGACACGATCGCCTGCGTGATCGTGGAAGCCGTGGCCGGCAACATGAACCTGATCCGCGCGACGCCGGAATTCCTGCAACGCATGCGCGAACTGTGCACCGAACATGGCGCCGTGCTGATCTTCGACGAGGTGATGTCCGGCTTCCGCGTCGGCATTGGCGGCGCGCAGGCGCTGTACGGCATCACGCCCGACCTGACGGCGCTCGGTAAAGTCATCGGCGGCGGCATGCCGGTGGCCGCGTTCGGCGGCCGCGCCGACCTGATGCAGAAGATGGCCCCGATCGGCCCCGTCTACCAGGCCGGCACGCTGTCCGGCAACCCGGTCGCCGTCGCCGCCGGCATGACGACCCTGAAACTGATCCAGCAGCCGGGCTTCTACGAGCACCTGACGGCACAGACGAAGAAACTGGTCGACGGCCTCGCCGCCGCCGCGAAGGAAGCGGGCATCGCGTTCTGCGCCGATGCCGTCGGCGGCATGTTCGGCATGTATTTCGCGGACACGATCCCGTCCACCTACGGCCAGATGATGGCCGGCGACAAGGAGCGCTTCAACCGCTTCTTCCACGGCATGCTGGACGAAGGCGTGTACTTCGCCCCGGCCATGTTCGAAGCGGGCTTCGTGTCGGCCGCGCACGACGACGGCGTGATCGACGAGACGGTCGCCGCTGCCCGCCGCGTGTTCGCGCGCCTGGCTTAA
- a CDS encoding NRAMP family divalent metal transporter → MPFKLFRRLTDNATLKSLGPGLITGAADDDPSGIATYSQAGAQFGFNTLWTLVLTYPFMVGIQLVSARIGRVTGRGLAANIRRAYSPWLLYVIVALLLIANVINIAADIAAMGEALHLVTGVGSSHLYALGFGVLCLVLQVFLPYATYVRYLKWLTLGLLAYVATAFAVHMPWTEVFARTVWPHFTFTKDSVALIVAVFGTTISPYLFFWQASQEVEEIRNDRHTRALRTRPRDAAAQLKRIKSDTLIGMGFSNLVAFFIMLTTAVTLGAHGITDIQSSSQAAEALRPVAGEFAFLAFALGIIGTGMLAVPVLAGSAAYAVTESFRWRNGMDLKVVEAREFYGIIALATLGGVLLDFAPVDPIAALVLSAQINGVIAVPIMAVMMLLAHNRKIMGGYTLSTRHTVIGWAGVAIMLVAVVAMFATL, encoded by the coding sequence ATGCCGTTCAAGCTTTTCCGCCGCCTCACCGACAACGCCACCCTGAAATCGCTCGGCCCCGGCCTCATCACCGGCGCGGCCGACGACGATCCGTCCGGCATCGCGACGTATTCTCAGGCCGGCGCGCAATTCGGCTTCAACACGTTGTGGACGCTCGTGCTGACGTACCCGTTCATGGTCGGCATCCAGCTCGTGTCGGCGCGCATCGGCCGCGTGACGGGGCGCGGGCTGGCGGCCAACATCCGCCGCGCGTACTCGCCCTGGCTGCTGTACGTCATCGTCGCGCTCCTGCTGATCGCGAACGTGATCAACATCGCGGCCGACATCGCCGCCATGGGCGAAGCGCTGCACCTCGTGACGGGCGTCGGTTCCAGCCATCTCTACGCGCTCGGTTTCGGCGTGCTGTGCCTCGTGCTGCAGGTGTTCCTGCCGTACGCCACCTACGTGCGCTACCTGAAATGGCTGACGCTGGGTCTCCTGGCCTATGTCGCGACGGCGTTCGCCGTGCACATGCCGTGGACGGAAGTGTTCGCGCGCACCGTCTGGCCCCACTTCACGTTCACGAAGGATTCCGTCGCCCTCATCGTCGCCGTGTTCGGCACGACGATCAGCCCGTACCTGTTCTTCTGGCAGGCGTCGCAGGAAGTCGAGGAAATCCGCAACGACCGGCACACGCGCGCCCTGCGCACCCGCCCGCGCGACGCCGCCGCCCAGCTCAAGCGCATCAAGTCCGACACCCTGATCGGCATGGGCTTTTCCAACCTCGTCGCCTTCTTCATCATGCTGACGACGGCCGTCACGCTCGGCGCGCACGGCATCACGGACATCCAGTCTTCAAGCCAGGCGGCCGAGGCGCTGCGGCCGGTCGCGGGCGAATTCGCGTTCCTCGCGTTCGCGCTGGGCATCATCGGCACGGGCATGCTGGCCGTGCCCGTGCTGGCCGGGTCGGCCGCGTACGCCGTCACCGAGAGCTTCCGCTGGCGCAACGGCATGGACTTGAAAGTCGTGGAGGCGCGCGAGTTCTACGGCATCATCGCCCTCGCGACCCTGGGCGGCGTGCTGCTCGACTTCGCCCCGGTCGACCCGATCGCGGCACTGGTGCTGTCCGCGCAGATCAACGGCGTGATCGCCGTGCCCATCATGGCCGTCATGATGCTGCTCGCGCATAACCGCAAGATCATGGGCGGCTACACCCTGTCGACGCGCCACACCGTCATCGGCTGGGCCGGCGTGGCGATCATGCTGGTGGCGGTGGTGGCGATGTTCGCGACGCTGTGA
- a CDS encoding cytochrome-c oxidase, with product MQTTTATSLQQPQFSRAGIIWLKLAVLYLILGISLGIAMGASQNFTLRPVHAHINLLGWTTMALAGLIYSVFPKAGESVLARLHFWLLNLALPVMMGALSMLLLGHVAIAPVLAISEIIGALAILAFAANLFLNLKQ from the coding sequence ATGCAAACCACGACCGCCACTTCCCTCCAGCAACCGCAGTTCTCGCGCGCCGGCATCATCTGGCTCAAGCTGGCCGTGCTCTACCTCATCCTCGGCATCTCGCTCGGCATCGCGATGGGCGCCAGCCAGAACTTCACGCTGCGCCCCGTGCACGCGCACATCAACCTGCTGGGCTGGACGACGATGGCGCTGGCCGGCCTCATCTACAGCGTATTTCCCAAGGCGGGCGAAAGCGTCCTGGCGCGCCTGCACTTCTGGCTGCTGAACCTGGCCCTGCCCGTGATGATGGGCGCGCTCTCCATGCTGCTGCTGGGCCATGTCGCCATCGCGCCCGTCCTCGCGATTTCGGAAATCATCGGCGCGCTGGCCATCCTGGCGTTCGCGGCGAATCTGTTCCTGAATCTGAAGCAGTAA
- a CDS encoding heme-degrading domain-containing protein, which produces MAVRPVRFSCAALAAAGLFAVALPTTGAPDRAATTNPGASMEKKTVPLDTIQRQEQALQFAAFDNDAALAIGNKIVEMAKADKVAVTVDVTVNRNPLFFHAMAGTSPNNVDWIRRKSNLVNRTGHASFFMHTQAVERGQDFDNLPTFDSKDYAAHGGSFPIVVKGTGQIGTITVSGLAGVDDHAMVVRALKWYLKADDVPLL; this is translated from the coding sequence ATGGCTGTTCGTCCCGTTCGATTTTCCTGCGCCGCGCTGGCCGCGGCGGGTCTGTTCGCCGTCGCGTTGCCCACGACCGGGGCGCCGGACCGCGCCGCCACGACCAACCCAGGAGCCAGCATGGAAAAGAAAACCGTCCCGCTCGACACCATCCAGCGCCAGGAGCAGGCACTGCAATTTGCCGCCTTCGACAACGACGCGGCGCTCGCGATCGGCAACAAGATCGTCGAGATGGCCAAGGCCGACAAGGTCGCCGTCACGGTCGACGTCACCGTCAACCGCAATCCGCTGTTCTTCCATGCGATGGCGGGCACGAGCCCGAACAACGTCGACTGGATCCGCCGCAAGAGCAACCTCGTGAACCGCACGGGCCACGCGTCGTTCTTCATGCACACGCAGGCCGTCGAACGCGGCCAGGACTTCGACAACCTGCCGACCTTCGACAGCAAGGATTACGCGGCCCACGGCGGCTCGTTCCCCATCGTCGTCAAGGGCACGGGGCAGATCGGCACCATCACCGTCTCAGGCCTCGCGGGCGTGGACGACCACGCGATGGTCGTGCGCGCGTTGAAGTGGTATCTGAAGGCGGACGACGTCCCGCTGCTTTAA